A window of Myxococcus xanthus contains these coding sequences:
- the gloA gene encoding lactoylglutathione lyase, which translates to MRILHTMLRVGDLERSLDFYTRIIGMKLLRRHDYPDGKFTLAFVGFGPEDTHPALELTYNWGVEKYELGTAYGHVALGVSDIHGTCEAIRQAGGKVVREPGPMKHGTTVIAFVEDPDGYKVELIQKDR; encoded by the coding sequence ATGCGAATCCTGCACACCATGCTCCGCGTCGGTGACCTCGAGCGCTCGCTCGACTTCTACACCCGGATCATCGGCATGAAGTTGCTGCGCCGTCACGACTACCCCGACGGCAAGTTCACCCTGGCCTTCGTGGGCTTCGGCCCCGAGGACACCCACCCCGCCCTGGAGCTCACGTACAACTGGGGCGTCGAGAAGTACGAGCTCGGCACGGCCTACGGCCACGTGGCCCTGGGCGTCAGTGACATCCACGGCACCTGCGAGGCCATCCGGCAGGCCGGTGGCAAGGTGGTCCGCGAGCCCGGCCCCATGAAGCACGGCACCACCGTCATCGCCTTCGTCGAGGACCCGGACGGCTACAAGGTGGAACTCATCCAGAAGGACCGCTGA
- a CDS encoding radical SAM protein, giving the protein MPAARPHIEPRRVPTADSVVVKEIYLSVQGESSHAGLLCAFIRLTGCHLRCTYCDSEFAFHGGARRKIADIVSEVRGLRTPMVEVTGGEPLLQPGVYPLMEALLDAGFKVLLETSGAIDVRLVPPAVHKIVDMKTPSSGEHLRNDYRNFTSMNANDELKFVIGSREDYDWAKALIAEHQLLQKPYGSLFSTVFDKLHPRELAEWVIEDRLAVRFQLQMHKYMWDPNARGV; this is encoded by the coding sequence ATGCCCGCAGCGCGCCCACACATCGAGCCCCGACGCGTCCCCACCGCGGACTCCGTGGTGGTGAAGGAAATCTACCTCAGCGTCCAGGGGGAGTCCTCCCACGCCGGACTGCTGTGCGCCTTCATCCGCCTCACGGGCTGCCACCTGCGCTGCACCTACTGCGACAGCGAGTTCGCCTTCCACGGCGGCGCGCGCCGGAAAATCGCGGACATCGTCAGCGAGGTGCGGGGCCTGCGCACGCCCATGGTGGAGGTCACCGGCGGCGAGCCCCTGCTCCAGCCCGGCGTCTACCCGCTGATGGAGGCGCTGCTCGACGCCGGCTTCAAGGTGCTGCTGGAGACGAGCGGCGCCATCGACGTGCGGCTGGTGCCTCCGGCGGTGCACAAAATCGTCGACATGAAGACGCCCTCCTCGGGCGAGCACCTGCGCAACGACTACCGCAACTTCACGTCGATGAACGCCAACGACGAGCTGAAGTTCGTCATCGGCTCGCGCGAGGACTACGACTGGGCCAAGGCGCTCATCGCCGAGCACCAACTGCTCCAGAAGCCCTACGGCAGCCTGTTCTCCACCGTGTTCGACAAGCTCCACCCGCGCGAGCTCGCCGAATGGGTCATCGAGGACAGGCTCGCCGTGCGCTTCCAACTGCAGATGCACAAGTACATGTGGGACCCGAACGCGCGCGGCGTGTGA
- a CDS encoding NAD(P)H-dependent flavin oxidoreductase: protein MNGANDGRSPPSSRESEPDDERSDSSPEPRRPPIYVLEGNTLHTRLTRELGVNYPFVSDGMAFVSLPPLVIAVSEAGGVGMLGAAPEPADVLDVRLQTIQAGTRRPFGVNFLMAQRDGRHSTTREHIEACIARRVPVVSFHGGLPPEEWVAAMRAAGVRVWVQAPSGEVARQALLLGVDGLIAQGRQASGLNQSTTPTLALVRELRALTDSVPVLAAGGIADGLSAARALFHGADGVWVGTRMVASVEAHAHPAYKQRIVDGDAGDTDVTTVFGREWPGHRMRVLRNRVVREWTGREGRVPMPMATPERVGTTRLFPGTPGGGPLVDVPRHSAFVPTPDTEGDLEEMAMPASGASMARIESVLPAGQIVVELMERARRVLADPHGLDADADEDGRG, encoded by the coding sequence ATGAACGGAGCGAATGACGGACGTTCCCCGCCCTCTTCCCGTGAATCCGAGCCCGACGACGAGCGCAGTGACTCGAGTCCTGAGCCCCGGCGGCCTCCGATTTATGTCCTGGAAGGCAACACCCTGCACACGCGGCTGACGCGTGAGTTGGGGGTGAACTATCCGTTCGTCAGCGACGGCATGGCCTTCGTGTCGCTGCCGCCGCTGGTCATCGCCGTGTCGGAAGCCGGCGGCGTGGGCATGCTCGGCGCCGCGCCGGAACCAGCGGACGTCCTGGATGTCCGGCTCCAGACCATCCAGGCAGGCACGCGGCGCCCCTTCGGCGTGAACTTCCTCATGGCCCAGCGGGACGGCCGGCATTCCACCACGCGCGAGCACATCGAGGCGTGCATCGCCCGGCGCGTGCCCGTCGTCTCCTTCCACGGCGGACTGCCCCCCGAGGAGTGGGTGGCGGCGATGCGGGCCGCGGGCGTCCGGGTCTGGGTCCAGGCCCCCTCGGGAGAGGTGGCTCGGCAGGCCCTATTGCTCGGCGTGGACGGGCTCATCGCCCAGGGCCGGCAAGCGTCCGGCCTCAACCAGAGCACCACGCCCACCCTGGCGCTGGTGCGTGAGCTGCGCGCGCTGACGGACTCGGTGCCAGTGCTGGCCGCGGGCGGCATCGCCGACGGGCTCAGCGCGGCGCGCGCCCTCTTCCATGGCGCGGACGGCGTCTGGGTGGGCACGCGCATGGTGGCCTCCGTGGAAGCGCACGCCCACCCGGCCTACAAGCAGCGCATCGTCGATGGGGACGCGGGAGACACGGACGTCACCACCGTCTTCGGACGGGAGTGGCCGGGTCATCGCATGCGCGTGCTGCGCAACCGCGTGGTGCGCGAGTGGACGGGACGAGAGGGCCGCGTGCCCATGCCCATGGCGACACCAGAGCGCGTCGGCACCACCCGGCTGTTCCCCGGGACCCCAGGCGGCGGCCCCCTTGTCGACGTGCCGCGACACAGCGCCTTCGTGCCCACCCCGGACACCGAGGGGGACCTGGAAGAAATGGCCATGCCGGCCAGCGGCGCCAGCATGGCGCGCATCGAGAGCGTGCTGCCCGCCGGCCAAATCGTGGTGGAGCTGATGGAGCGAGCGCGCCGGGTGCTCGCCGATCCGCATGGCCTGGACGCCGACGCGGATGAGGACGGCCGGGGCTGA
- the nudC gene encoding NAD(+) diphosphatase, giving the protein MSSAPLFVPDHIPPDRPREGALLFLARGMDVLVQEHADGVAIPTGAAFPELAAAAHYLGALDGVDCYAAGFAKDFVPPERYKAVAARSLYKRVDDARFAVAGRALAIVEWDLTHRFCGRCGEPTLLVPGERARRCPVDKTPFYPRIAPAIIVLITRGDTMLLAHNAQFPEPMFSTLAGFAEPGESLEECVAREVKEEVGIDVKNIRYFGSQPWPFGRSLMVGFTAEYAGGDITVDQKEISEAHWFSPDNLPRIPPKLSIARQLIDTFIERVKGPTAP; this is encoded by the coding sequence GTGAGCTCCGCCCCCCTCTTCGTCCCCGACCACATCCCGCCCGACCGGCCCCGCGAGGGCGCCCTGCTCTTCCTCGCCCGGGGCATGGACGTGCTCGTCCAGGAGCATGCGGACGGCGTCGCCATTCCCACCGGCGCGGCCTTCCCGGAGCTCGCCGCCGCCGCGCACTACCTGGGAGCGCTGGACGGCGTGGACTGCTACGCGGCGGGGTTCGCCAAGGACTTCGTCCCGCCAGAGCGCTACAAGGCCGTCGCCGCCCGCTCGCTCTACAAGCGCGTGGATGACGCCCGCTTCGCCGTGGCGGGCCGCGCGCTCGCGATTGTCGAGTGGGACCTCACCCACCGCTTCTGCGGCCGCTGCGGCGAACCCACCCTGTTGGTTCCGGGTGAGCGCGCCCGCCGCTGCCCGGTGGACAAGACGCCCTTCTATCCCCGCATCGCCCCCGCCATCATCGTCCTCATCACCCGCGGCGACACGATGCTGCTGGCGCACAACGCCCAATTTCCAGAGCCCATGTTCAGCACACTCGCCGGCTTCGCGGAGCCGGGCGAGTCGCTGGAGGAGTGCGTGGCGCGCGAGGTGAAGGAGGAAGTCGGCATCGACGTGAAGAACATCCGCTACTTCGGCTCACAGCCGTGGCCCTTCGGCCGCTCGCTGATGGTGGGCTTCACCGCCGAGTACGCGGGCGGCGACATCACCGTGGACCAGAAGGAAATCTCCGAGGCCCACTGGTTCAGCCCGGACAACCTGCCGCGCATCCCCCCGAAGCTCAGCATCGCCCGGCAGCTCATCGACACCTTCATCGAGCGCGTGAAGGGCCCCACCGCCCCTTGA
- a CDS encoding AHH domain-containing protein, producing the protein MSVRGAIWLVLALAMTSCSTTRLVRLDTGDGRPMVHTPLTEDDAAPVELDDDDFEEAVVALARDVRPFSNPLREARQRFGVPERSGVYLYQPRGPRLIPQGEAMDSDSPRLLDSYADDDLTRAYGRWCERKSQPGDCLHLLADGPLLASDGKYSLAMAIAMDSVWDETAEALRDMADPQALLATVSASVSMYLLLWSLPEPVSKGLAALLTATAIAYLGVDTVWRILDGWVTLVREVERATTFVQLSEAGETYGEVLGENAARVFVMLATAAIGNTAGLAANTSRLPGSAQAAIAVETQAGYQYVAMGGVQSVAMAAEGFTIALAPNAVAMANRGMGSGGSRGRSQEHHLATDKNSVSTARGGPWTPEFRRLFRKAGMELKDPENVVDVPGHKGPHPQEYHEAVYERLRDATRTCRTVVACRKSLSAALKELAEEVTTKGTRLHRLVTKGK; encoded by the coding sequence ATGAGCGTGCGCGGGGCCATCTGGCTGGTGTTGGCGCTTGCCATGACAAGCTGTTCAACCACTCGACTCGTGCGCCTGGACACGGGGGACGGGCGCCCCATGGTCCACACGCCACTCACGGAGGACGACGCCGCGCCCGTCGAGTTGGACGATGACGATTTCGAGGAGGCAGTGGTTGCGCTCGCCCGGGATGTGCGGCCCTTCTCCAATCCCCTGCGCGAGGCCCGCCAACGCTTCGGCGTTCCCGAACGCAGCGGCGTGTACCTGTATCAGCCTCGCGGCCCCCGGCTCATCCCCCAGGGCGAAGCGATGGACTCGGACAGCCCGCGCCTGCTGGATTCCTACGCGGATGACGACCTGACACGCGCCTATGGCCGCTGGTGCGAGCGCAAGTCCCAGCCCGGCGACTGCCTGCACCTGCTGGCCGACGGCCCGCTGCTGGCCAGCGACGGCAAATACTCGCTGGCCATGGCCATCGCCATGGACTCGGTTTGGGACGAGACGGCCGAGGCGCTGCGTGACATGGCCGACCCTCAGGCCCTGCTCGCGACGGTCAGCGCCTCGGTCAGCATGTATCTGCTCCTCTGGTCGCTTCCCGAGCCAGTGAGCAAGGGCCTGGCCGCGCTGCTGACGGCCACAGCCATCGCCTACCTGGGCGTCGACACCGTGTGGCGCATCCTGGACGGCTGGGTGACGCTGGTGCGCGAGGTGGAACGGGCCACCACCTTCGTGCAGCTCAGCGAGGCGGGCGAGACGTACGGCGAAGTCCTCGGGGAGAACGCCGCGCGCGTCTTCGTCATGCTGGCCACGGCGGCCATCGGAAACACGGCGGGACTGGCAGCCAATACGTCGCGGCTGCCGGGCTCCGCGCAGGCGGCCATCGCAGTGGAGACGCAGGCGGGCTACCAGTACGTAGCCATGGGAGGCGTGCAGTCGGTGGCGATGGCGGCCGAGGGCTTCACCATCGCGCTGGCCCCCAATGCGGTCGCCATGGCGAATCGGGGGATGGGCAGCGGAGGCTCAAGGGGAAGGAGCCAAGAGCACCACCTTGCCACGGACAAGAACAGTGTCTCCACCGCTCGCGGCGGACCCTGGACGCCTGAATTCAGGAGGCTCTTCAGGAAGGCTGGAATGGAGTTGAAAGACCCTGAGAACGTCGTTGATGTTCCTGGCCACAAGGGGCCTCACCCGCAGGAGTACCATGAGGCGGTTTACGAAAGACTCCGCGATGCGACAAGAACGTGCCGCACCGTGGTTGCGTGCCGCAAATCGCTATCGGCCGCACTCAAGGAGCTGGCCGAGGAAGTCACGACGAAGGGAACACGACTCCACAGGCTCGTAACCAAGGGCAAGTGA
- a CDS encoding imm11 family protein: MPKRYFRLKEDMQAENWDLGDPLDEKGQEVDDPYLFAAGQPVRVAGRLTIPVDAPGRRLDFGTAGIGAAPIVHVRVATLFAELAPDDVQLIPVDIQGHPDQYLILVATKRIRCIDDEACEEVRYWKPEHGQPERIGDYKSVMGLRIDASKVGAAKVFRTEGWDIALIVSEDIKKALERAKATGAKFTQV; the protein is encoded by the coding sequence ATGCCCAAGCGCTACTTCAGGCTCAAAGAGGACATGCAAGCCGAGAACTGGGACCTGGGAGACCCCCTGGACGAGAAAGGCCAAGAGGTGGACGACCCCTACCTATTTGCGGCCGGACAGCCTGTTCGTGTTGCAGGCCGACTGACGATTCCCGTCGACGCGCCCGGGAGGCGATTGGACTTCGGCACCGCGGGCATCGGCGCTGCACCTATCGTCCATGTCCGGGTGGCCACCCTCTTCGCGGAGCTAGCCCCCGACGACGTGCAGCTCATCCCCGTGGACATCCAGGGCCATCCGGACCAGTACCTCATCCTGGTGGCCACGAAGCGCATCCGCTGCATTGACGACGAAGCGTGCGAGGAGGTGCGCTACTGGAAGCCGGAGCATGGGCAGCCAGAGCGGATTGGCGACTACAAATCGGTGATGGGGCTGCGCATCGACGCCTCGAAGGTGGGCGCCGCGAAGGTCTTCCGCACGGAAGGCTGGGACATCGCCCTCATCGTGTCCGAGGACATCAAGAAGGCCTTGGAGCGCGCGAAGGCTACCGGCGCGAAGTTCACGCAGGTGTAG